A window of Polaribacter litorisediminis contains these coding sequences:
- a CDS encoding helix-turn-helix domain-containing protein produces the protein MNKLKTGEFYGKHYQKSAFENLIITDTEYTHRKVDWHYHENPYFTYLLQGKLFESNKKESYYLEPGSLLFHNWQDSHYNIKPPEFTRGFHIELNENWFSTFDIQITDFEGSINLKSPIIKNLMNQIFIETKINDPYSNLSIESNLIHIFNSLTEAKSSNSRKPTWVNQLKELLIEEQIDHSLNNLSSKLEIHPVHLSREFNRHFGTSLSNYIRLIKLNKALCLLTSNKYSLTEICYQCGFYDQSHFITNFKRIYKTTPSKLLKNIS, from the coding sequence ATGAATAAACTAAAAACAGGCGAATTTTACGGAAAGCATTACCAAAAGTCTGCTTTTGAAAATCTAATAATTACCGATACAGAATACACACACAGGAAAGTTGATTGGCATTATCACGAAAATCCATATTTCACGTATTTACTTCAAGGAAAACTCTTTGAATCTAACAAAAAAGAGTCCTATTATTTAGAGCCAGGAAGTTTACTGTTTCATAATTGGCAAGACTCACACTACAACATAAAACCGCCTGAATTTACAAGAGGTTTTCATATTGAACTGAATGAGAATTGGTTTTCAACTTTTGATATTCAAATAACAGATTTTGAAGGAAGTATTAATTTGAAAAGTCCAATAATAAAAAACTTAATGAACCAGATATTTATTGAGACTAAAATCAATGACCCGTATTCAAATTTGAGTATTGAGAGTAATTTGATTCATATATTTAATTCGCTAACTGAAGCAAAAAGTAGTAATTCAAGAAAGCCTACTTGGGTAAACCAACTAAAAGAATTGTTGATTGAAGAACAAATAGACCATTCCTTAAATAATTTAAGTTCAAAACTAGAAATCCATCCCGTCCACCTATCTAGAGAGTTCAATCGACATTTTGGAACAAGTCTTAGCAATTACATTCGATTGATTAAATTGAACAAAGCACTTTGCTTGCTTACTTCTAATAAATATTCATTGACAGAAATTTGTTATCAATGTGGTTTTTACGACCAAAGTCATTTCATTACGAACTTTAAGCGAATCTACAAGACAACACCTTCAAAACTTTTGAAGAACATTTCATAA
- a CDS encoding serine hydrolase: protein MRKIFTLSLLAISLWSYGQQNEPLLDGLDQEIETLMKSYNAVGLSISVVKNNQIVYSKGFGYRDLEKNLPVNENTIFPIASSSKAFTASLLGLLDFEDKISLKDKPSLYIPKLEFYNSEMDNLITIEDLLSHKSGIGEINGTLVLFPERSKLEVIKKLKYIKPEGKPKDSWIYSNMGYTIAGTIVEEVTGESWEENLNNNIFNPLEMSNSYTDLKSMKMTNNFSYGYGLVKGEVKKVLYEEYQNYKPAGGIRSSAKDLVNWMIAWLNEGKFKEKQVLPTDFVRNATTIHNIRPNKNEESVFLFGDGFGWRMESQDGNYKVYHGGNTSGFSSLVLTYPFEKLGVTVLTNQTNSILPYIIGDIIKNRMLDLPKTDLKDYPVIVSDIYVPSEIKQGLNSEKKPTHNLSSFIGKYENKGYGTIEVDLKDGNLYAIYPSYKFFLEHLHYNVFVMKPLKNVSDLFNPEFAINFRTNNNGEISSLTINLQSEPVEFIRKSKE, encoded by the coding sequence ATGAGAAAAATATTCACTTTATCATTATTAGCCATCTCATTATGGAGCTATGGTCAGCAAAATGAACCACTTTTAGATGGACTAGACCAAGAAATAGAAACTTTAATGAAATCTTATAACGCTGTTGGCTTGTCAATTTCCGTTGTTAAAAACAATCAAATAGTATACTCTAAAGGATTTGGATACAGAGATTTAGAAAAAAATCTACCTGTAAATGAAAATACAATTTTCCCAATTGCATCTAGTTCTAAAGCTTTTACGGCTTCCTTATTAGGACTACTAGATTTTGAAGATAAAATTTCTTTGAAAGACAAACCCAGTTTATATATTCCAAAACTTGAATTTTATAATTCTGAAATGGACAATTTAATCACCATTGAAGATTTACTTTCACATAAAAGTGGAATTGGAGAAATCAATGGGACACTTGTTCTTTTTCCTGAGCGAAGCAAACTCGAAGTCATAAAAAAATTAAAATACATAAAACCTGAAGGCAAACCGAAGGATAGTTGGATTTACAGTAATATGGGATACACTATAGCAGGTACAATTGTTGAAGAAGTGACAGGTGAATCTTGGGAGGAGAATTTGAATAACAATATCTTTAACCCACTAGAGATGTCAAATTCTTATACAGATTTAAAAAGTATGAAAATGACTAATAATTTTTCATACGGTTATGGTTTGGTAAAAGGTGAAGTCAAAAAAGTACTTTACGAAGAATACCAAAATTACAAACCTGCTGGTGGAATTAGAAGTTCCGCAAAGGATTTGGTAAATTGGATGATAGCTTGGTTAAACGAAGGAAAATTTAAAGAAAAGCAAGTTTTGCCAACAGATTTTGTTCGCAATGCGACTACTATACATAATATAAGGCCTAATAAAAACGAAGAGAGTGTTTTTCTCTTTGGAGATGGTTTTGGGTGGCGAATGGAATCACAAGACGGAAATTATAAAGTTTACCACGGAGGAAACACATCTGGATTTAGCTCTTTAGTATTAACCTATCCTTTTGAAAAGTTAGGTGTTACTGTATTAACCAATCAGACTAATTCAATTCTACCATACATAATAGGAGACATTATTAAAAACAGAATGTTGGATTTACCAAAAACTGATTTGAAAGACTATCCTGTAATCGTAAGTGATATTTACGTCCCAAGTGAAATCAAGCAAGGATTAAACTCTGAAAAGAAGCCAACACATAACTTATCATCATTCATAGGTAAATATGAAAATAAAGGTTATGGAACAATTGAAGTAGACCTTAAGGACGGTAATCTATATGCTATTTATCCATCTTATAAGTTCTTTTTGGAACATTTGCATTATAACGTTTTTGTTATGAAGCCATTAAAAAATGTTTCTGATTTATTCAATCCAGAATTTGCTATCAATTTTAGAACAAATAACAATGGAGAAATTTCATCACTGACAATAAATTTACAATCAGAGCCAGTCGAATTTATAAGGAAAAGCAAAGAATAA
- a CDS encoding DUF6624 domain-containing protein — protein MEKSILILLLLLITNLTFGQENRIDHTKIEEDLEEIINDVIRNYVYLEAKNVDINCVKEYYSNEIKNIKTEEETVLFFEYFLNEFYDSHLLLNTNRKSSFRLFAPIYTTIENNKLIVANVWQTQVDSLNQNIVGAEILKFNGTDFQEAIIDFPTHCNDKNNQETREWIANKILAGRYNEPRILTLKLLDNKVIEFDLDKIKIKKDNGLLTSKIVNGIGVIRINNSLGNDNLVTEFDKALNHLMNTNGIILDLRNTPNGGDSYEARGIMSRFITEKKPYQRHSFIEKSEGNPDVERNWIEYVIPRGETYTKPVIVLVGRWTGSMGEGLAIGFEGIGRAEIVGSEMRRLAGEVYDFGFKYQNYGYKLSTAKLYHINGTAREKYVPTNNIKQTTAEKDEFLQKGLDLILSNYQVSKIQIREQLELLGAKDQTLRLLLPGAEEKFGRGTEEYDYFWTLIHQQDSIVLNQVISIIDTFGWVGKNTVGEKANQALWLIIQHADLETQETYLPLLKESVKKGESEGWHLAFLEDRILMRNKKKQIYGTQAVWDNDLKKNKIWPIVDVKTVNQRRIQLGLEPIEEYVKSNGYVFNQKE, from the coding sequence ATGGAAAAATCAATCTTAATACTTCTCCTTTTATTAATTACAAATTTGACTTTTGGTCAGGAAAATAGAATTGACCACACAAAAATTGAAGAAGATTTAGAGGAAATCATCAATGATGTAATACGAAATTATGTTTATCTAGAGGCTAAAAATGTTGACATAAACTGTGTAAAGGAGTATTATTCCAATGAAATAAAAAATATAAAAACTGAAGAGGAAACTGTTTTGTTTTTTGAATACTTTTTGAATGAATTTTATGATAGCCACCTACTATTAAACACAAACCGAAAATCCTCATTTCGTTTGTTTGCACCAATTTATACAACAATAGAAAATAACAAATTAATAGTAGCAAATGTTTGGCAAACACAAGTTGATAGCCTTAATCAAAATATAGTTGGAGCTGAAATTCTAAAGTTCAATGGAACTGACTTTCAGGAAGCAATTATTGATTTCCCGACACATTGCAACGACAAAAACAATCAAGAAACCAGAGAATGGATTGCAAACAAAATCTTAGCAGGTCGATATAATGAACCTCGCATTTTAACTTTAAAATTACTCGACAACAAAGTAATTGAATTTGATTTAGACAAAATTAAAATCAAAAAAGATAATGGTCTTTTAACTTCAAAAATTGTAAACGGAATAGGAGTCATTAGAATTAACAATTCACTCGGCAATGATAATTTAGTAACAGAATTTGACAAAGCTTTAAATCACTTAATGAACACCAATGGTATAATCCTTGATTTAAGAAATACCCCCAATGGTGGTGATTCTTATGAAGCCCGTGGTATTATGAGCAGGTTTATTACCGAAAAAAAACCATATCAACGGCATTCATTTATTGAAAAATCTGAAGGTAATCCAGATGTTGAAAGAAATTGGATTGAGTATGTAATTCCAAGAGGAGAAACTTACACAAAACCTGTTATTGTGTTAGTTGGACGTTGGACAGGAAGTATGGGTGAAGGATTAGCCATTGGTTTTGAAGGAATTGGAAGAGCTGAAATTGTTGGTTCTGAAATGAGAAGGCTGGCAGGAGAAGTTTATGATTTTGGTTTTAAATATCAGAATTATGGATACAAACTTTCTACTGCAAAACTTTATCACATTAATGGAACAGCTCGGGAAAAATATGTACCTACAAATAACATAAAGCAAACAACTGCTGAGAAAGATGAATTCTTGCAGAAAGGTCTGGATTTAATTTTAAGTAATTATCAAGTCTCCAAAATCCAGATTAGAGAACAGCTAGAATTATTGGGTGCAAAAGACCAAACTTTGCGGCTTCTGCTTCCTGGTGCAGAAGAGAAATTCGGAAGAGGCACAGAAGAATACGATTATTTTTGGACACTTATTCATCAACAAGATTCTATTGTACTAAATCAAGTTATTTCAATCATAGATACGTTTGGCTGGGTAGGCAAAAATACAGTTGGTGAAAAAGCCAATCAAGCCCTTTGGCTTATCATACAGCATGCAGACCTTGAAACCCAGGAAACATACTTACCACTTTTAAAAGAGTCCGTAAAAAAAGGAGAATCAGAAGGCTGGCATCTTGCATTTCTTGAAGACCGTATTTTAATGCGTAATAAAAAAAAGCAAATTTATGGTACTCAGGCCGTTTGGGATAATGATTTAAAAAAGAACAAAATATGGCCTATTGTGGATGTAAAGACTGTTAATCAACGAAGAATTCAACTAGGGTTAGAACCTATAGAAGAATATGTTAAAAGCAATGGATATGTTTTTAACCAAAAAGAATAG